Below is a genomic region from Helianthus annuus cultivar XRQ/B chromosome 2, HanXRQr2.0-SUNRISE, whole genome shotgun sequence.
TCAGCACTTTAACGCATTTAACATCAAACCACGGTAGTTAAAGAGGGGCGTCAAGTATGAGTTTGTCATTAACCGGCGTTATCTATTCCAAATGTGGGGACCGTCTTTTATTCAACCAAtcatatttcttttctttttttacaTTTAGTTAAATCACACCGGGTTAGTTAAATGATGGGTTAGTTAAAGTCTCGCTTTCTACGTGGCAGTGATGTAGAGCTTTAACTAGCCCATACTAGCCAAACCACACCATGCCAGCCTAAGTCATGGATAAAAATGAGTTGTAATTAAATGTATCAGGTTTTAATAAGTTAGAATGAGTTATACAATTCGTGACAATTTATATGTCATAATGGGCAATAAAAgaacatatatattttattttaatgaaacatATTAGGTCTTAATAGTCATGGAATGGTAGCTTTTTATGTACCAAGACAGGCCTTAAAAAGTCATATTAGATATTTAAGGTTAAATCGGCTTAAAGAGAGTCACACTACATCATAATGGGCAATAATGTATCATATATATCTTAATGGATTATAGCAGGTAAGAGTTAGGGATGTAAACGAATCGAGTCGAGCCCAAGCTCAACCAAACTTGAGCCATACTAAATCATAGTAATTAAGAACTAGGGGTGCAAATGAATCAAGCTGAGTCCAAGCTCAACCATACTTGAGTTTGTTTAACATGTGAGAGCTTGGATCGGGCCCAGCTCATTTGCTATTtgttaattaattaagttatgtTAGTTATAATTATAATTTGTCAATAATTTTACTTATTTTATCATGATTAAAAAATGTTATTATTATATAAACATATATTGATACATTAAATAAAATTAGATAAATAATAACTTGGGCTCATGCTCGAGCTCGTGTAAGTTTGGCTTGTTTCGAGCTTTTTGGTTTAGCAGATCTCGAGTAGCCCGATTTGTTTACATCTCTAGTAAGAATAGATCATAAATGTCATAATGGACCATATTAAGCTTACATATTTGCTATAGCTTAGGCTACATGGTATGGTGaccatcctcccttggaggatcatcctcccttggaggatcatcctcccttggaggatgatccgccacctAGGCGCTACATCATAGTCCTTTTGAGAATGGGTTGATGATCCTACTCCACTGGGTTGATGATCCTACTCCactagtttattattattttttaatcatCCACATTTTTTAAAGTCGAGCGTTTTGGTTCGGGATAATTATCAACATCCATTGTCAATATATCCCACTCTTTGAGCCGAACCTTATCATCGGCCAATCGTAACTTTTCTCCCGCCACGCGTGCCTTTTCTTCGACTGCCCGTTCCTTCGCCTTTGCCTTTTGGGTCGTGACCTCCGTGTAAGTTTTAAATTGCGTCATAAACTCCTCCATCTTCGGATCGACCTTTTGCTTTTCTTTCTTTGAGGTCACCTCCTTCTTTGATTTGTCCCGACACGGGGGACGTTCCACTTCCCTTACAGCGTACTCTTCTTCATCGAACTCGTCGTCGTTGTTTAAATTTATGTGACATCTCGCGTCCGAGCCGGCGACGCTAAAACTACCGGTCTCCGAGTTTTTTTGACGTTTTGCCATCTCCACCTCGTTGGGAACCGGCGCCCACTTTGGGGCCGTTCGCATAACTTCCCAAGCCCGAACGTGTGCGAACGTGGTTTTGTGGTTTGTCTTGTAAACATCTGATGCCTTTTTGAAGACATCCTCGTAGCTCATCCCACTACGACGCCCActtgtatatattttattaaattccTCCGAAAACTTGTTGACGAACCCACTCATATTTCACCACTTAGAAGATACCGAGTCGACATCTCGATACGGTCCTTGTTCCATTAGCTCAAGAAACTTCGCCAAAACCGATTTCCAAAACCCCTCACCCGTTTGATTGTTACCTATATTCGACAAAATATATgttacaaaaaattaaaaaattaatacTACAAAGTATATACTTAAAAaaattacaagttatttttacgTACCTTTAATGGGATGTGTGGCCGAGCCTATATAAGCCTTCGCTAAGGCTTCCTCCTTGAGTTGCGTCCATTGTTTCGGCTTCGGTTTGGAAGGTTGGCTTTGGTCACCCACAACTTGCTTGCCTTTTTTTCGTTTGTTTGTTTGCGGTTGGGTCTCGGGAACGACTTCAACAACATCTTCGTCGGGTTCGGTTCGAATAGGTTGCGATGGTTGTTCGGGTTGAACGAGTTGCACGGGTTGCGTATTAAAAGGGTTACGCATCATCAAGTATTGTAAGGCTTGACTTTGTTGCGTACTCGCAAAAACATTTGGTGAGTTTTGGAAAGCGGCAAAAGCGGTTGCGGAAAATTGACCGAAAGGGTTCGGTTCCATCGTGGGATAGTTCGGGTTGTTGGGGACGTTCGGGTTGTTCAGGTTGAAGGGATCCATGGTAGAAGAATGTTTTATGAAGAAGGTTTAAAAAAATTAGAGAGAGAGATGAGGTTGTAATGGGTGAGAAGTGGTGTAAAAGTGttgaatatatataaattttggtTGGATTTTGGGGTATTTTATAAATATAGTCGTTTGTTTTTAAAATTggaaattaatatattttttaaacggTCAAATGGCACGGGGAAGGCAAaaaattttgtcctttagtggAGTGTCCCCATCGTCTCCATGCGGACGGAGACGACGAAGACGTGGGGGGATGATGTTTGATCGGCGCCGGGTGGGATGGGTGGGGGGACGTTCCCATACCGTGTGGCCTTAGAATTATGTATTTAAAGGCTTACATCGTATTGGTCTTAAATAGTCCTGTTGAACCTATCAGACTATCATTGACCTAAATTAAATCTAAATAATCATTGATCCTAATTGACCATCCTAGACTATAGTTGACCAACATTAACCCTATTTGATCTTTAGACCCTAGTCGTTTATGCAACTATTTTGTTTATTTAGACATGTGTTTTTATATACTGAAATAAACAATTTTCTTTAAACCTAGTATCTCCCTCCTCTTTCTTAATCTAAATTTCTACTTCCCTCCTAAAATAACTTAATTTTTTAGCTCTCCCATAATAAATTTGGAATCCATCATTAACGTAAGTTTTGAGAATGGATAAGTGTGTGTCATTTCTTCGCGTGTCAAGATAGATCTTGTTTTTTTATTACGCTAAAAGGATGACACACAAAAAAATATGTCATAAATATATTAGATTTTGTaaaaccatgacatttttttcttgacatgcACTTTCGAATGTCATAAAATGAGTGTGTGCCATTGTTTGCATGTCAAGATAAATCTTGTTTATTTTATGACACtaaaaacatgacacacaaaaaagaatgtcatagatttattaaattttgtaaaccatgacatttttttcttgacatacGCTTTTGAATGTCATAAAATATGCGCGTGTCATTGTTCGCGTGTCAAGAGGAgtgtattttctagtagtgtataAAACTATAAATTCTACATAAACTAAAAATTCTGCATAAACTTCAATTCTACATAAATTAGAATAGTAAAACTATAAAATTTTGCATAAAATTAAATTGCATAACAAGTAACCACTTACCAAGTCAGTGATTTCCTTCTGATTTCAGCAGCAAAACTGCAGGGCATGGGTAGAACGGCCGGAACCAGTTATCACAGCAGCAAACAACAGGATGATGGATTTTTTTTATTGAACCAGTGTTACTGGCAGTAGCAAAACCGGAGCCCAGTGCGTAAAGGATTATCGGCGACGTTTGGTTTTCTTCCAGAACCTGAGCGATGATCAGAAAGAATGCCGTCATACGTATTTTATGTTTTTTGGGCTTATCTAATCAATTTGGTCATTGTTTCAATCGGGCGAAATAAGTTTGGGTTGGTTaagggtatcctttgtataaaaccgaaaaaaattaaaaaaatacactaTGCATGCAGACTTCaaccgtagcccgtgctacgacTCACATAACACTGGTTCCGCCCCTAGTAGGTTTTATAAATAAACGAATTTTGTTTATATATTTCATAAAATGTTAGAAGAGGTGGATAAACATTACATTTTAAACATTgtcttgtatttttatttttttctttaaattgAAAAAATTATTGGTTTATTTTCAATTCtcagaaaaacaaacaaacaaacaaactctATTCCATGTGGAACCCTCCCCGTAACACCTTGAAAATATTTTATATTAATGTCTCATATTTACTTTGATGGTAAATAATAATGACATGATAACTAAAATAATGTAACTTGGTTAAGTTGTTGTAGTTACTAGTTAATAGcaaacttataaagaaaacatGGAAGGTAGACAAGTATTGTTAAATGAaacaaacttgagggactaaagtggGATAATGAGGAAAATTAGTTTTATTAAAACAATtaaacaaaacacaacacactCATTAGAGTGTGTATGAGTGTGCGACTAGAGAAAGGGGGAAGTACATCAAAACCCTCATTCACTTGATTGAACAAATTGAAAGGAAAATCCGGTCTAAAATTCgtacaagaatcaagaacattAATAATCCACACTTGTCTAACACAAGGTAAGTCGTAAATTCAGTTTTGGTGATACATGATTTTGGGTGAAACTTGGGTGATTGAAGTTCTTGAACAATTGGTTGATGTCATGACCTAAGGAAGGTGTAATCTAAGTGTAGGATCATAATCCTAACTGAAAATAGTTGATAGAGTTATAAAAAAATAGTATGTTGAAATTATTATGTTTTGTATGAAGAAGTAGGTTTTGATTCTAGTATGAAAAGCGCCAAGTTCTTGTGTAAATAAAGAAGGTAAGGACATGAGTTTATTGAAATTACATGTTAATGTGAATTATGATGAGTAATTGAACTTGTTAAGTTGAGGTTCTTGGTTAGCCAAGGTTTAATTGAACTAAAATGGCTAGCTAAATTATATGCATACAAGATGTTTGAcaaaatgcctaaatgagttGCCAATTTTAAATAATGAATGGAAATTGTTAATGGGAATATGAAGTAATGTGATTGGCAAATCTACATGCCATAGTTATGGGCCGAGAGGTTCTAATGATATTGGCTTGTACACTTTAGGCAAAACAAGTGAAGCATCGGGAAGTCAAGCCGGGACAAATGCACGATTGCAGGAAAAGCAATAAAGTACGTGGCTTTATGCTTTGTAGGATTTTGTTAATATTTTTGGATGATATGTTGAATAATGAAGTTATACTCATGAAATTCGGTTCATtcataagtgatggatttcacacgaTTGAATCGAATGGATAAATAGCGAAAATTGATATGTTTGATTAGTtcataagtgatggatttcacacgaacaatcaaacgggtcaaaatagggAATATTGATATGAATGGATAAATAGCGAATATTGATATGTATGATTAGTtcataagtgatggatttcacacgaacaatcaaacgggtcaaaatagcgAATATTGATATGTTTGGTTAGTTCATAAGTGATGGATATCACAGGAACAACCAAACGAGTCGAAAGCGTAAACTGAGTAACGGGAACACATGATATAAATGATGAACCCAAGAAATAGGTTAAAATATGGAGGATGTGAGTTCCTCAAGATAAACAAAAGTAAGGCTTTCGTTTGGTTAAAGTTAACCAAACGGGTTAAAATAATGCGGACACAAACCGGGTAACGGGAGTGTAAACGCAAGCTTAGTAAACCCGGAGAAGGGATATAAAATTTGTAAGGAAATAATTTTTATCATAATATGCGGATAATATAGTTAAATAtgtaaacgggtcgaataattgcaTGAACAATGTATGATCCGATAGCATAAGGTGTAAGAGGTATTAATCCGGGTAGAGGATTATGAGTTAAAATGTGAGTAATTGATTTTCAAACGCGTAGAAATAAATTTGATGCGAAACGAATAGATATCCGAAAAGATATGGAGTTGCCAAAAGGGGCAAAAAATGGAAAAATGGGAACAACTGCAGGTGGTCATAACATATGGCACTCTGCCGTAGGCTACGGCAGAGTCCATCTGCCATTTTTTTGTTGTGTGTGCCGTAGCTTACGACGAGTATTCTTTGaatatttttgtttgtttgttttgataaattTGGGTTATCAAACTACGTTTAAACGTCATATAACTAACGTATGAGATGATATTTGATGTATAGGCGATAGCTGTGATGTTACGGATGAAGATCAAACATAACGAAGAACTGAACACAACCGAAGTTCAAGCTTCCGCTTTTGTTTCGTTATTTTACGAACTGAAATACTTATGAACTTTGTAAGTAATTTAAAATTTATGTACGTGTTAATGTGTTACAGTGTTTAAATACTTATGAAATTTTATCAAATCCGAAATTTTGTATGAACGTTTACTTGCATTACTAAAATTGTATAAATActttacttgttttttttttctttttttgaacgtcaaatttctttaatttctgtcgTTTATGGGACTTAAACCCAATATCTATCCCTCTTAAACCTAGATGTTTAAAGGCTTTACCTTCCTTTTTCTTGCTCCTACTACTTGTACATGTTATACATGTTTATACGATTATctttgagttaattacacaaatgggtcctgtggtttatagcTAGTTTCGCCTTTAGGTACTAACATTTTTTTGttacaggtttaggttctattgtttcaattttgtaacacctttgggtattaACACcaaaaaatgactaaaatacccctgcattttttttaagtttatcaatgtaacacatttgggtactaacacctaattttatttaagtttaaatcaattttacaaaatctatttatttttttttattttcatctttttattatatctcttaattaacataaaatctatttattttttttattttcatatttttattaaatttcttttttaacataaaatctactagttacaccagtatttttttaaatagattttttaaataaaatctattagctatatagttttatgtaaattaaatttcttactcgttttaaTTCCATGACGTACCAAGGTTATGTGCGATGATGTCGAATTAGTATTTGGTATGGAATAAGATTTCAATGATATCAAATTATTTCACAATTATGGTTGGGTATGTCGCTACATcgaattatatatattattatttcacaactacttttaacataaaaaattaaaatccaTCATACACCGCATTGCACATACAAAATTTCGTCATTCAGATAAGTTAAAAAAATACCAAATACTAATTCGACATCATCGCACGAAACCTTGGTACGTCATTGCATTAAAACgggtaagaaatttaatttacataaaactatatagctagtagattttatttaaaaaatctatttaaaaaaaatactggtgtaactagTAGATTTtgtgttaaataagaaatttaataaaaatatgaaaataaaaaaaatagattttatgttaattaagagatataataaaaagatgaaaataaataaaaaaatagattttgtaaaattgatttaaacttaaataaaattaggtgttagtacccaaatgtgttacattgataaacttaaaaaaaatgcaggggtattttagtcaatttttGGTGTtaatacccaaaggtgttacaaaattgaaacagtagaacctaaacctgttacaaaaaaaaagttagtacctaaaggcgaaactagctataaaccacatgacccatttgtgtaattaactcattATCTTTTTTTTACAAGGAAAACTTTATTAGAAAATTCATTATATGATTATAAATTTAAACttaattttatattaaaaaaagagAGAG
It encodes:
- the LOC110898195 gene encoding uncharacterized protein LOC110898195, which encodes MSGFVNKFSEEFNKIYTSGRRSGMSYEDVFKKASDVYKTNHKTTFAHVRAWEVMRTAPKWAPVPNEVEMAKRQKNSETGSFSVAGSDARCHINLNNDDEFDEEEYAVREVERPPCRDKSKKEVTSKKEKQKVDPKMEEFMTQFKTYTEVTTQKAKAKERAVEEKARVAGEKLRLADDKVRLKEWDILTMDVDNYPEPKRSTLKNVDD